A stretch of the Panicum virgatum strain AP13 chromosome 9N, P.virgatum_v5, whole genome shotgun sequence genome encodes the following:
- the LOC120687241 gene encoding GATA transcription factor 3-like, which produces MAGLEAAEENPAPAAAAADELAGGADASLNAFFDHAGLELAAGGGGQGAEEEEELEWLSNMDAFPSVETMAAEVEAAPSRPSAGLGCLGALPHVVGPRTKGLRRRRRVTAPWSLPPVLPPAPPPAGGGAPRRRCTHCASEETPQWRQGPAGPSTLCNACGVRFKSGRLFPEYRPMNSPTFTPLLHSNSHRRVLEMRRHVEEEAAAGSGRAGARARCAKRAAATPHGK; this is translated from the exons atggCTGGGCTCGAAGCGGCAGAGGAgaacccggcgccggcggcagcggcggcggacgagcttgccggcggcgcggacgcCAGCTTGAATGCCTTCTTTGACCACGCG GGATTGGAgttggcggcgggcggagggggGCAAGgggcggaggaagaggaggagttggagtggCTCTCGAACATGGACGCGTTCCCTTCGGTGGAGACcatggcggcggaggtggaggcggcgccgtCGCGTCCGTCGGCGGGGTTGGGCTGCCTGGGGGCGCTGCCCCATGTGGTGGGGCCGAGGACCaaggggctgcggcggcggcggcgggtgacgGCGCCGTGGAGCCTCCCGCCGGTGCTGCCCCCCGCGCccccgcccgccggcggcggcgcgccgcggcgccggtgcACGCACTGCGCGTCGGAGGAGACGCCGCAGTGGCGGCAGGGCCCCGCCGGGCCTAGCACGCTGTGCAACGCGTGCGGCGTGCGGTTCAAGTCCGGGCGGCTCTTCCCGGAGTACCGCCCCATGAACAGCCCCACCTTCACCCCGCTGCTGCACTCCAACTCCCACCGCCGCGTCCTGGAGATGCGCCGCcacgtggaggaggaggccgctgccggcagcggccgcgcgggcgccAGGGCCCGCTGCGccaagcgcgccgccgccaccccccacGGCAAGTGA